In the Ruminococcus sp. OA3 genome, one interval contains:
- the hisIE gene encoding bifunctional phosphoribosyl-AMP cyclohydrolase/phosphoribosyl-ATP diphosphatase HisIE yields MGMKTIVPCIYLFSGQAVAGFKETNVFECKDVKELAGFYSDNGADEILVFDLSSDDTSHEEAISNIKNICTTAEVPVMAAGNIKRMEDVKKLIYAGCAKAVLNFSKPSNVELLEEVSKKFGREKIAVCIAKKEEFTDHQAMIEEYASQVICLKEILQEEVRSVSGISILLLCDRMEEEQVIAALQSEAVDGVTGAWVSALDAQLMQLKRTCKENGISVNTFESEIPWSQFKTNSDGMVPVIVQDYRTEEVLMLAYMNEEAFDTTLATGKMTYWSRSRDELWTKGLTSGHVQYVKSLTIDCDRDTILARVSQVGAACHTGNRTCFFQELVKKEYDDTNPLRVFQNVYDVIMDRKIHPKDGSYTNYLFDKGVDKILKKVGEECTEIVIAAKNPDKEEIKYEISDFLYHVMVLMAEKGVTWEDITAELAHRS; encoded by the coding sequence ATGGGAATGAAGACGATTGTGCCGTGTATCTATCTGTTTTCAGGACAGGCAGTTGCCGGCTTTAAGGAAACAAATGTATTTGAATGCAAGGATGTAAAAGAACTGGCAGGATTCTACAGTGACAATGGCGCGGATGAAATTCTGGTATTTGACCTGTCTTCCGATGATACATCACATGAGGAAGCCATCAGCAATATCAAGAATATCTGTACAACAGCAGAAGTTCCGGTGATGGCGGCGGGGAATATCAAGCGTATGGAGGATGTGAAAAAACTGATCTATGCGGGATGTGCCAAAGCGGTACTGAATTTCAGCAAACCATCCAATGTGGAGCTTCTGGAAGAGGTATCCAAAAAATTCGGAAGAGAGAAGATCGCTGTCTGCATTGCAAAAAAGGAAGAGTTTACAGACCATCAGGCCATGATCGAAGAGTATGCAAGTCAGGTGATCTGTTTAAAGGAGATTCTGCAGGAAGAAGTGAGAAGCGTATCCGGCATTTCTATTCTTCTGCTCTGCGACCGCATGGAAGAGGAACAGGTCATTGCCGCACTTCAAAGCGAAGCAGTGGACGGAGTGACGGGGGCATGGGTGAGTGCCCTGGATGCACAGCTGATGCAGCTGAAACGCACCTGTAAAGAGAATGGGATTTCAGTCAATACATTTGAAAGCGAAATTCCATGGTCACAGTTTAAGACCAACAGTGACGGGATGGTGCCGGTCATTGTACAGGACTACAGGACGGAAGAGGTACTGATGCTCGCCTATATGAATGAAGAGGCGTTTGATACCACACTGGCGACGGGGAAAATGACATACTGGAGCCGCAGCAGAGACGAGCTCTGGACAAAAGGGCTGACCAGCGGACACGTACAGTATGTCAAGTCGCTGACAATCGACTGTGACAGGGATACGATCCTGGCCAGGGTTTCACAGGTGGGTGCTGCATGCCATACCGGGAACCGCACCTGTTTCTTCCAGGAACTTGTAAAGAAAGAATACGATGATACGAATCCGCTTCGCGTGTTCCAGAATGTATACGATGTCATCATGGACCGGAAGATTCATCCGAAAGACGGATCTTATACGAATTATCTCTTTGACAAGGGTGTCGATAAGATATTGAAAAAAGTCGGAGAAGAGTGTACGGAGATTGTTATCGCGGCTAAAAATCCTGATAAAGAGGAGATTAAATATGAAATCTCAGATTTCCTGTACCATGTGATGGTGCTGATGGCTGAGAAAGGCGTTACATGGGAGGACATTACAGCAGAGCTGGCACACCGGTCATGA
- the hisD gene encoding histidinol dehydrogenase has translation MRIVTLTEEATQDILVNMLKRSPSQYGAYEDTVKDILEDVKKRGDEAVFAYTEKFDHAKLTPDNVRVTEAEIEAAYHEVDAGLTAVIKKALFNIRTYHEKQKRTSWFDTQENGTLLGQKVTPLEVAGVYVPGGKAAYPSSVLMNIVPAKVAGVGKIIMTTPCGADGRVNPVVLAAAREAGVDEIYKIGGAQAIAAMAYGTQTIPKVDKIVGPGNIYVALAKKAVYGHVSIDSIAGPSEILVLADQTANPRFVAADLLSQAEHDELASAILITTSEELAQKVNEEVETFAAKLSRKEIIRKSLDNFGYLLVAENTQQAIDAANQIASEHLEIMMEHPFEVMTKIQNAGAIFIGDYSSEPLGDYFAGPNHILPTNGTAKFFSPLSVDDFVKKSSIIYYGKEALEPIHRDIITFAESEQLTAHANSIRVRFEEES, from the coding sequence ATGAGGATTGTAACATTAACAGAAGAGGCGACACAGGATATCCTGGTCAATATGCTGAAACGTTCCCCGTCGCAGTACGGTGCATACGAGGATACGGTAAAAGACATTCTTGAAGATGTGAAGAAAAGAGGGGATGAAGCAGTCTTTGCGTATACGGAGAAATTCGACCATGCAAAACTGACGCCGGACAATGTACGCGTAACGGAGGCGGAGATTGAGGCTGCTTATCACGAAGTCGATGCGGGCCTGACTGCCGTGATTAAAAAGGCATTGTTTAACATCCGGACATATCACGAAAAACAAAAACGCACCAGTTGGTTTGATACGCAGGAAAATGGTACACTCCTGGGACAAAAAGTCACGCCACTGGAGGTGGCCGGAGTCTATGTGCCGGGGGGGAAAGCGGCGTATCCGTCCTCGGTGCTGATGAATATTGTGCCGGCGAAAGTGGCGGGTGTCGGGAAGATTATTATGACGACACCATGCGGGGCAGACGGCAGAGTGAATCCGGTCGTTCTGGCGGCAGCCAGAGAGGCGGGAGTCGATGAAATCTATAAAATCGGAGGCGCTCAGGCGATCGCTGCCATGGCGTATGGGACGCAGACCATTCCGAAAGTTGATAAAATTGTAGGACCAGGCAATATCTATGTTGCACTGGCAAAAAAAGCAGTATACGGTCATGTCAGCATCGATTCCATTGCAGGACCGAGTGAGATCCTTGTGCTTGCAGATCAGACGGCAAATCCAAGATTCGTGGCGGCAGACCTGCTGTCTCAGGCGGAACATGATGAGCTTGCATCGGCAATACTGATCACGACCAGCGAAGAACTGGCTCAGAAGGTCAATGAAGAAGTGGAAACATTTGCAGCAAAACTTTCCAGAAAAGAAATCATAAGGAAATCCCTGGACAATTTCGGATACCTGCTGGTGGCGGAGAATACACAGCAGGCGATCGATGCGGCGAATCAGATCGCATCAGAGCACCTGGAGATCATGATGGAACATCCGTTTGAAGTGATGACGAAGATCCAAAATGCAGGAGCTATCTTTATCGGGGATTACAGCAGTGAGCCCCTTGGGGATTATTTCGCAGGACCGAACCATATCCTGCCGACCAACGGAACAGCAAAATTCTTCTCGCCGCTGTCTGTCGATGATTTTGTCAAAAAGTCCAGTATCATCTACTATGGAAAAGAGGCACTGGAACCGATTCACCGGGATATTATCACGTTTGCAGAGTCAGAACAGCTGACGGCACACGCGAATTCTATCCGTGTGCGTTTTGAAGAAGAATCATAA
- a CDS encoding FAD-dependent oxidoreductase, which produces MRKFDAIIIGFGKGGKTLAGALAAAGKSAAVVEQSEQMYGGTCINKACIPTKSLVHSAALSAAEGGTFVEKAHRYQQAVEAKDLLTSMLRGKNYHKLADNPNITVIDGYGSFISPNRIAVESGDRREEIEAEQIFINTGARPFVPQIPGLKDSKYFYLSESLLDLKTLPRRMVIIGGGYIGMEFASMYANFGSQITVIQDGETFLPREDAEIARAVLDSLESRGVHILRSARTEQILDTDECAVITVSTGSGRLKLQADAILVATGRRPNVEGLNLDAAGVELTSRGAIKTDEHLRTTASNIWAMGDVAGGLQFTYISLDDYRIIKSQVLGDGSRTASNRGAVPYSVFLDPPFSRVGMTESEAREKGYDIRIAKLPASAIPKAQILQQPTGLLKAVIDEKTGRILGAHLFCEESYEMINIIKLAIDSGIPYTVLRDNIYTHPTMSEALNDLFHI; this is translated from the coding sequence ATGAGGAAGTTTGATGCAATTATCATTGGATTTGGAAAAGGTGGAAAGACCCTGGCAGGCGCATTAGCCGCGGCCGGTAAATCTGCTGCAGTAGTCGAACAGTCAGAACAGATGTACGGAGGGACCTGCATTAATAAAGCCTGTATCCCCACCAAATCACTCGTACACAGTGCTGCACTCTCTGCAGCCGAGGGCGGCACATTTGTGGAAAAAGCACACCGTTACCAACAGGCTGTTGAAGCAAAAGACCTGTTAACATCCATGCTGCGCGGCAAAAATTATCATAAACTCGCAGACAATCCCAATATCACTGTCATAGACGGATATGGCTCATTTATCAGCCCGAACCGCATTGCTGTAGAATCAGGAGACAGGCGTGAGGAAATAGAAGCAGAGCAGATTTTTATCAATACCGGTGCACGTCCATTTGTCCCCCAAATTCCGGGACTGAAGGACAGTAAATATTTCTATCTCAGCGAAAGCCTTCTGGATTTAAAAACACTTCCCCGCCGTATGGTCATCATTGGCGGTGGCTACATCGGCATGGAATTTGCCTCCATGTATGCCAACTTTGGTTCACAGATTACGGTCATTCAGGACGGCGAAACCTTTCTTCCCCGCGAAGATGCCGAAATAGCCCGGGCAGTCCTGGACAGTCTGGAAAGCAGGGGCGTTCATATCCTGCGTTCCGCCAGAACCGAACAGATACTGGACACGGATGAGTGCGCTGTGATCACTGTCTCCACGGGTTCCGGCAGACTTAAGCTGCAGGCAGACGCCATTCTTGTTGCAACCGGCCGGCGCCCCAATGTGGAAGGTCTGAACCTGGACGCTGCAGGTGTTGAACTGACTTCGCGCGGCGCCATAAAAACAGATGAGCACCTGCGCACCACGGCGTCAAACATCTGGGCTATGGGTGATGTGGCAGGTGGACTCCAGTTCACCTATATTTCCCTGGATGATTACCGCATCATAAAATCCCAGGTTCTTGGCGACGGCTCACGCACAGCTTCCAACCGTGGGGCAGTCCCTTACAGTGTATTCCTGGATCCGCCCTTCTCCCGTGTGGGGATGACAGAATCCGAAGCAAGAGAAAAGGGTTATGACATACGAATCGCAAAACTTCCGGCGTCTGCGATCCCCAAAGCCCAGATTCTACAGCAGCCGACCGGATTGCTGAAAGCCGTAATCGACGAAAAGACCGGGCGGATTCTCGGAGCCCACCTTTTCTGTGAAGAGAGCTATGAAATGATCAATATTATTAAACTTGCAATCGATTCAGGCATCCCGTATACCGTACTGCGTGATAATATTTATACACATCCCACGATGAGTGAAGCGCTGAACGATCTGTTTCATATCTGA
- a CDS encoding Holliday junction resolvase RecU, translating into MGTWNSRGLRGSTLEELINRTNEQYREKGLALIQKIPTPITPIKIDKEHRHITLAYFEKKSTVDYIGAVQGIPVCFDAKECAADTFPLANIHEHQVMFMEEFEKQGGIAFLILYFTGRNEFYYLRLCDVLRFRKRADDGGRKRFSYEELDREYFLNQKNGLLVSYLDGLQKDLLSRD; encoded by the coding sequence ATGGGCACATGGAATTCCAGAGGCCTTCGCGGTTCTACGCTGGAAGAGCTGATCAACAGGACAAATGAACAGTACCGGGAAAAAGGGCTGGCGCTGATCCAGAAAATTCCGACTCCAATCACCCCCATCAAAATCGACAAGGAACACAGGCATATCACGCTTGCGTATTTTGAAAAGAAGAGTACCGTTGACTATATCGGTGCGGTGCAGGGGATTCCGGTCTGCTTTGACGCGAAGGAGTGCGCGGCTGATACTTTTCCGCTGGCGAATATTCATGAGCATCAGGTTATGTTCATGGAGGAATTTGAGAAACAGGGAGGCATCGCTTTTTTAATTCTCTATTTTACAGGACGAAATGAATTTTACTACCTGCGCCTGTGTGATGTCCTCCGTTTTCGAAAACGTGCGGATGACGGCGGCAGGAAACGGTTTTCTTACGAAGAACTTGACCGGGAGTATTTTCTGAATCAGAAAAACGGACTGCTGGTCTCTTACCTGGACGGACTGCAGAAAGACCTTTTATCCAGGGATTGA
- the hisB gene encoding imidazoleglycerol-phosphate dehydratase HisB translates to MTRKAVVKRNTKETQISMDLSLDGSGKARIETGIGFFDHMLDGFARHGLFDMKLETTGDLEVDCHHTIEDTGIVLGNAIREAVGDKKGIRRYGSMILPMDEALVLCAVDLCGRPYFSFDYDFKCDSVGDMDTEMVREFFYAVSYAGEMNLHLKVLDGQNTHHIIEALFKAFAKALDEATLSDGRITDVMSTKGTL, encoded by the coding sequence ATGACGAGAAAAGCCGTTGTAAAGAGAAATACAAAAGAAACTCAGATTTCCATGGACCTGTCACTTGACGGGAGCGGTAAGGCGAGGATAGAGACCGGCATCGGTTTTTTTGACCATATGCTGGATGGATTTGCGCGACACGGACTTTTTGACATGAAACTTGAGACGACGGGTGATCTGGAGGTGGACTGTCATCATACGATCGAGGATACAGGCATCGTACTGGGAAATGCCATTCGGGAGGCTGTCGGAGATAAAAAGGGCATCAGACGTTATGGAAGTATGATTCTGCCAATGGACGAGGCACTTGTGCTCTGTGCGGTCGATCTGTGCGGCCGTCCGTATTTTTCTTTTGACTATGATTTTAAATGTGACAGCGTCGGAGATATGGATACGGAGATGGTGCGGGAATTTTTCTATGCCGTGTCCTATGCGGGCGAGATGAACCTGCATCTGAAGGTGCTGGACGGACAGAATACGCACCATATCATCGAAGCGCTGTTCAAGGCATTTGCGAAAGCTCTTGACGAGGCAACTCTGTCTGACGGGCGGATCACGGATGTGATGTCCACAAAAGGTACTTTATAA
- the hisZ gene encoding ATP phosphoribosyltransferase regulatory subunit, which produces MVQRMFHTPEGVRDVYNGECERKQFLQEKLHRMVHRYGYQDIETPTFEFFDVFSREVGTTPSKDLYKFFDREGNTLVLRPDFTPSVARAAAKYFLEDGMPVRLCYQGSTFINNSSYQGRLKESTEMGVELMGDASIDADAEILTLMVDLLRETGLSEFQISVGQVDFFKSLIEEAGMNEETVARLRELISNKNHFGVEELISEQKLSRELEHAFLRLPHMFGSVEIMEEAKNLTNNKEARAAIERLEKIYEILKLYGVEKYISFDLGMLSKYKYYTGIIFQGYTYGSGEPLVKGGRYNSLLEHFLRPSPAIGFALVMEQVMNALERQNIEIPVSSQKTMIVYPEYLRSTAVRLAKKDRSRGMKMACMVQDKDKTPEDYSVYAKKQGFDSVVYVESEHAASTVDLNTDSVKKVDL; this is translated from the coding sequence ATGGTACAAAGAATGTTCCACACGCCGGAGGGCGTACGTGATGTTTACAATGGAGAATGCGAGAGAAAACAGTTTCTTCAGGAGAAGCTGCATCGTATGGTCCATCGTTACGGCTACCAGGATATTGAGACGCCGACATTTGAATTCTTCGATGTATTCAGCAGGGAAGTGGGCACCACTCCTTCAAAAGATCTGTACAAATTTTTTGACCGCGAGGGAAATACGCTTGTACTGCGCCCGGACTTTACGCCTTCTGTGGCAAGGGCTGCTGCAAAGTATTTTCTGGAAGACGGTATGCCGGTGCGTCTCTGCTATCAGGGCAGCACGTTTATCAATAACTCCAGCTATCAGGGACGATTAAAGGAATCTACAGAGATGGGTGTTGAACTGATGGGAGATGCATCAATCGACGCGGATGCAGAGATCCTCACTCTGATGGTAGATCTGCTCAGAGAGACCGGACTGTCAGAATTTCAGATCAGTGTAGGTCAGGTAGATTTTTTTAAATCGCTCATTGAGGAGGCGGGAATGAATGAGGAGACTGTTGCGCGTCTGCGTGAACTGATCTCCAATAAAAACCATTTCGGCGTGGAAGAGCTGATCTCCGAGCAGAAGCTCAGCAGAGAGCTTGAACATGCATTTCTGCGCCTTCCGCATATGTTTGGCTCTGTGGAGATCATGGAGGAGGCAAAGAACCTGACGAACAATAAAGAAGCGCGTGCTGCGATTGAGCGTCTGGAGAAGATATATGAGATCTTAAAATTATACGGTGTCGAGAAATACATTTCATTTGATCTGGGTATGCTCAGCAAGTACAAATATTATACCGGTATTATTTTTCAGGGATATACGTATGGTTCCGGGGAGCCTCTCGTCAAAGGAGGCCGTTACAACAGTCTTCTGGAACATTTTCTGCGCCCGTCACCGGCAATCGGCTTTGCGCTTGTGATGGAACAGGTGATGAATGCACTGGAACGCCAGAATATCGAGATTCCGGTGTCGAGCCAGAAGACGATGATTGTTTATCCGGAATATCTGCGCAGCACCGCAGTCAGACTCGCCAAAAAAGACAGAAGCCGCGGAATGAAAATGGCATGCATGGTGCAGGATAAGGACAAAACGCCGGAGGATTACAGCGTTTATGCGAAAAAACAGGGGTTTGATTCTGTTGTGTATGTGGAGAGTGAACATGCGGCGAGCACGGTGGACCTGAACACGGACAGTGTAAAGAAGGTCGATTTATAG
- a CDS encoding PAS domain-containing protein, with protein MIRPGEAAGTVRTFFDSYLVQRDLEHTLACLTEEIQWVGTGMSEMVCGRGQAELALRREFVQAPWPCRIEYARIEETVCTGNCAVVLLTAAVYPGSDAADYLIMRVTAACTKENEGTCRIASIHASTPDDQQADGEFFPAASSNRSEMEQRLEAKALDILGRSISGGMMGGYLEPDFPLYYVNDLMLSHLGYTYDEFVSDIDGKVINCMHPEDREDVERLVSEAFRRGMDYEVQYRMLKKDGSYIWVNDIGKKGMSEEGREVCVSVIRDISKEVETRERLKEQAAEQKRLAVHYDHLFQSVLCGIVQYRLRGNDVVFKNANQEAIRIFGYTPGEFWAKKHWELNALIVPEDREYLMRAVTRLKKPGDKANYEYRLLQKDGTPCWIIGSAEVLLDSEGEEIIQSVYLDINDRKKAEQRNQRLSEQLEASNEILHLALENTTTCEFYYYPQTGECIVPERTRMMYNCRDRYENMPASFAQENVDREFYSDFYEMYERIQRGERTASCEFRGAGKEFWCRETMSVILSDENGMPQLVIGIVENITRQREVEDELLEARSRDSLTGLYNKERGIRLIQDYLSQKEPKEHGVLMLLDMDDFEDINQKEGNVFADAILQEVADLLIAETGADDIQVRIGGDEFMLFFKNSNKREATVIGPRISGMVQNILVNAEKDIHVSVSIGMCSTEVVQDYNALYRCAESTLKYIKEHGKGQAACYLDTSNELGVFLTQLYTEEHPVNDIKMGNARLNDDLISFALDLLGKSKNLDDAVFLLLARVGRTFQFDRVSIIEADKDYLSYHFSYQWARNRSDLQLGQDFYASAEDFEICANMYDEDGLADHNVREGISRIASCLHAGIWNYGEYVGSMSFEVDQDNYKWTREQRKLLKELVKIVPSFIMKSKADAVSQAKTDFLSRMSHEIRTPMNAISGMTTIAKGVLDDSERMLDCLEKIESANAYLLSLINDILDMSRIESGKLELSYESVDLAQQLSNLESLFRAQAAEKHLDLCFENGYLENRPLHADSLRLNQVLINIIGNAVKFTKQGSILVRVECVETSPRAVLCFSVTDTGIGIEPEVLSRIFNAFEQADARTSARYGGTGLGLTISSRLVQMMGGTLEVKSEVGKGSEFFFTLNFEYEGKEVQDVSVQKEITPMRDFHGCRILLAEDNELNSEIARTILEMNGFAVTCAADGSEAVKRFCESATGEFDAVLMDIRMPVMDGLEAARRIRTSGRPDARTVPVIALTANAFNEDTQKSLDSGMDGHLSKPIQVEQMLAMLSECINKK; from the coding sequence ATGATACGACCAGGTGAAGCAGCCGGTACAGTCCGGACATTTTTCGATTCATATCTGGTGCAGCGGGATTTAGAACACACCTTAGCCTGCCTGACAGAGGAGATCCAATGGGTAGGAACCGGCATGTCGGAAATGGTCTGCGGCCGGGGCCAGGCGGAGCTGGCGCTGCGCAGAGAGTTTGTCCAGGCGCCCTGGCCATGCAGGATTGAATATGCCAGGATCGAAGAGACTGTCTGCACCGGCAACTGCGCTGTAGTGCTGCTGACTGCAGCGGTATATCCCGGTTCAGACGCTGCAGATTACCTGATAATGCGTGTTACAGCTGCATGTACAAAAGAGAATGAAGGAACCTGCAGGATTGCGTCCATTCATGCGTCAACTCCGGACGATCAGCAGGCAGATGGGGAGTTTTTTCCTGCTGCCAGTTCAAACCGATCTGAGATGGAACAGCGTTTAGAGGCAAAGGCGCTTGACATTTTAGGCAGAAGCATATCCGGCGGCATGATGGGCGGGTATCTGGAACCTGATTTTCCTCTTTACTATGTCAATGATCTCATGCTTTCTCATCTGGGGTATACATACGATGAGTTTGTGTCAGATATTGATGGAAAAGTTATCAACTGTATGCATCCGGAAGACAGGGAAGATGTAGAACGTCTGGTATCGGAAGCTTTCAGGCGTGGCATGGACTATGAAGTGCAGTATCGTATGCTGAAAAAAGACGGCAGTTACATATGGGTCAATGATATTGGAAAAAAGGGCATGTCCGAGGAGGGGCGGGAAGTCTGTGTAAGCGTCATACGGGATATCTCAAAAGAAGTTGAAACCAGAGAGCGGCTGAAAGAACAGGCAGCTGAACAAAAGAGACTGGCAGTTCATTATGATCATCTGTTTCAGTCTGTACTGTGCGGCATTGTTCAGTATCGCCTGAGGGGAAATGACGTTGTATTCAAGAATGCCAATCAGGAAGCCATACGTATATTTGGTTACACACCGGGGGAGTTCTGGGCAAAGAAACATTGGGAACTGAATGCACTGATAGTCCCGGAGGACCGGGAATATCTCATGAGGGCGGTCACAAGGCTGAAGAAGCCGGGGGACAAGGCAAATTATGAATATCGGCTGCTCCAGAAAGACGGGACACCCTGCTGGATCATCGGGAGTGCAGAAGTCCTCCTGGACAGTGAAGGGGAAGAGATAATTCAGAGTGTGTATCTGGATATCAATGACAGGAAAAAAGCGGAACAACGAAATCAGCGTCTGTCTGAGCAGCTGGAAGCAAGCAACGAGATTCTGCATCTCGCACTGGAAAACACAACAACATGTGAATTTTATTATTATCCCCAGACGGGTGAATGTATCGTTCCGGAACGTACCCGTATGATGTATAACTGCCGTGACCGGTATGAAAATATGCCCGCAAGTTTTGCACAGGAAAATGTAGACAGAGAGTTTTATTCTGATTTTTATGAAATGTATGAGCGCATTCAGCGGGGAGAGAGAACTGCCTCATGTGAGTTCCGGGGTGCAGGAAAAGAATTCTGGTGCAGGGAAACGATGTCTGTGATACTGTCCGATGAAAACGGGATGCCTCAGCTTGTGATCGGGATTGTGGAGAATATCACACGCCAGCGGGAAGTAGAGGATGAACTGTTAGAAGCACGCTCCAGAGACAGCCTGACCGGACTTTACAACAAGGAAAGGGGAATCAGGCTGATCCAGGATTACCTGAGTCAGAAGGAACCGAAAGAACACGGTGTTTTGATGCTGCTGGATATGGATGACTTTGAGGATATCAACCAGAAAGAAGGCAATGTATTTGCCGATGCCATTCTTCAGGAGGTGGCTGACTTACTCATCGCCGAGACCGGGGCAGATGATATTCAGGTCCGCATAGGCGGCGACGAATTTATGCTTTTCTTTAAAAACAGCAACAAGAGGGAGGCGACTGTTATCGGTCCCAGGATCTCGGGAATGGTTCAGAACATTCTCGTCAACGCGGAAAAGGATATTCATGTATCAGTCAGCATCGGGATGTGCAGCACAGAGGTGGTGCAAGACTATAATGCTCTTTACAGATGCGCGGAGAGTACACTTAAATACATCAAAGAACACGGCAAGGGGCAGGCAGCCTGTTATCTGGACACTTCAAATGAGCTGGGGGTGTTCCTTACGCAACTATACACAGAGGAACATCCAGTCAATGATATTAAGATGGGAAATGCAAGACTGAACGATGACCTGATCTCATTTGCACTGGATCTGCTGGGAAAATCAAAAAATCTGGATGATGCGGTTTTTTTATTACTGGCCAGGGTCGGGAGAACTTTTCAGTTTGACCGTGTCTCTATCATAGAAGCTGACAAGGACTATCTGAGTTATCATTTCTCATATCAGTGGGCGAGAAACCGCAGTGACTTACAGCTGGGACAGGACTTTTACGCATCGGCAGAGGATTTTGAAATCTGTGCCAATATGTATGATGAGGATGGTCTGGCTGACCACAATGTGCGGGAAGGAATCTCCCGTATTGCGTCATGTCTTCATGCAGGTATCTGGAATTATGGAGAGTATGTGGGCTCTATGAGTTTTGAAGTGGATCAGGACAATTACAAATGGACCAGGGAACAACGGAAGCTTTTGAAGGAGCTGGTCAAGATCGTACCGTCTTTTATTATGAAATCAAAGGCGGATGCCGTTAGCCAGGCGAAAACAGACTTTTTGTCAAGGATGAGTCATGAGATCCGCACGCCAATGAATGCAATCAGTGGCATGACAACGATTGCGAAGGGTGTCCTGGATGACAGTGAGCGGATGCTGGACTGTCTTGAAAAGATTGAGTCGGCAAATGCATATCTGCTGAGCCTCATCAATGATATCCTGGATATGTCACGTATTGAAAGCGGGAAACTGGAGCTCAGCTACGAATCCGTAGACCTTGCGCAGCAACTGTCCAATCTGGAATCATTATTCCGTGCTCAGGCGGCAGAAAAACATCTTGATCTGTGTTTTGAAAACGGGTATCTTGAAAACAGGCCTCTTCATGCGGACAGTCTGCGACTCAATCAGGTTTTAATCAATATTATAGGTAATGCAGTCAAGTTTACGAAACAGGGCAGTATTCTGGTGCGCGTGGAATGTGTGGAGACATCTCCGCGGGCAGTGCTTTGCTTCTCTGTTACGGATACGGGCATCGGGATAGAACCTGAGGTCTTGTCGCGTATTTTTAATGCCTTTGAGCAGGCGGACGCACGAACTTCTGCACGTTATGGCGGTACCGGACTGGGGCTGACAATCTCGAGCCGGCTGGTGCAGATGATGGGAGGGACACTGGAGGTCAAAAGTGAAGTGGGAAAAGGGTCAGAGTTTTTCTTTACACTGAATTTCGAGTATGAAGGAAAGGAAGTGCAGGACGTTTCAGTGCAAAAAGAAATTACTCCCATGAGGGACTTTCATGGCTGCCGTATCCTGCTTGCTGAGGACAATGAACTGAACAGCGAGATTGCCCGGACGATTCTGGAGATGAATGGCTTTGCTGTAACTTGTGCCGCTGATGGCAGTGAAGCAGTGAAACGTTTCTGTGAAAGCGCCACCGGGGAGTTTGATGCTGTGCTGATGGATATCAGGATGCCGGTGATGGATGGACTGGAAGCTGCCCGGCGTATACGGACTTCCGGAAGACCGGATGCGAGGACTGTTCCTGTCATTGCGCTGACAGCCAATGCGTTTAATGAAGATACCCAAAAATCTCTGGACAGCGGTATGGACGGACACCTGTCTAAGCCGATTCAGGTAGAACAGATGCTGGCAATGCTGAGTGAATGCATAAATAAAAAGTGA
- the hisG gene encoding ATP phosphoribosyltransferase, which translates to MRYLTFALGKGRLARTTLELFEKIGITCEEMKDKDSRKLIFVNEELRLKFFLAKGPDVPTYVEYGAADIGIVGRDTILEEGRKLYEVMDLGFGKCRMCVCGPESALELLQHNQLIRVATKYPNIAKDYFYNKKHQTVEIIKLNGSIELAPIVGLSEVIVDIVETGSTLRENGLRVLEEVCPLSARMVVNQVSMKMENERITKIIRDLREVL; encoded by the coding sequence ATGAGATATTTGACTTTTGCGCTCGGCAAGGGAAGACTTGCCAGGACGACACTGGAGCTGTTTGAAAAAATCGGCATTACGTGTGAAGAAATGAAAGATAAAGATTCCAGGAAACTGATTTTTGTAAATGAAGAACTCAGGCTGAAGTTCTTTCTCGCGAAAGGACCGGATGTACCCACATATGTGGAATATGGTGCGGCGGATATCGGGATTGTCGGAAGGGATACGATTCTGGAAGAGGGGAGAAAGCTGTACGAGGTGATGGATCTGGGCTTTGGAAAATGCAGAATGTGTGTCTGCGGCCCGGAATCGGCACTGGAGCTGCTGCAGCACAACCAGCTGATCCGGGTTGCGACAAAATATCCGAATATCGCAAAGGACTATTTTTATAATAAAAAGCATCAGACGGTTGAGATCATCAAGCTGAACGGCTCCATCGAGCTTGCGCCGATCGTCGGACTGTCCGAGGTCATCGTCGATATCGTCGAGACGGGGTCAACGCTTAGAGAAAACGGCCTGCGTGTTCTGGAGGAAGTATGCCCCCTGTCAGCTCGGATGGTGGTCAACCAGGTCAGTATGAAGATGGAAAATGAACGAATCACAAAGATTATCCGGGATCTGAGAGAGGTTCTTTGA